In one Sesamum indicum cultivar Zhongzhi No. 13 linkage group LG12, S_indicum_v1.0, whole genome shotgun sequence genomic region, the following are encoded:
- the LOC105175344 gene encoding tRNA wybutosine-synthesizing protein 2/3/4, translated as MEFQKRKSAALAAMNSPAPDKSPKGTVDAPIIPLLTAINSHPSYFTTSSCSGRITILSQPTASPSASKKKARGGSWLFVSHDPVNPSSVVTLLFPPSATPAQRDSDEEPRLSESIVFRFEPLIIAVECENVEAAQSLVSLAISCGFRESGITSVSKRVIIAIRCSIRLEVPLGDTKRLMVSPEYVEYLVEVANEKMGANRKRTDLFLIKLINNSFAGHEIRVNGEMNIDPAETLADANKFGFLGNLVENGVKDLEAELGSESKHKHNIDDGSMEVVGISLSALEVVGEPVERLFLWGHSACTLNQKKIIIFGGFGGIGRHARRNDLLLLDTESGIMETIAATGAPSPRLGHTSSVIGDFIYVIGGRADPVNILNEVWVFNNAKKEWKLLRCAGTLFPPRHRHTAAVVGSKIYVFGGIDNDAVLSSLYVFDTDTSEWSEIEIRGDQPGPRHSHSMDASGSKLYIFGGYNGEKALGDLHSFDIKTGLWRKLKTNGPSPNARFSHLMFIYSNHLGIFGGCPVVDHLKLSLFDLQSESWKNIVVKSIEKGLFVRSTANVVGDDLIIIGGGASCYAFGTKFSEPMKINLLQLMSLRDNTVPTAIGEKHVDYQTEQRSNTLQYSQNINEQKVIADNDLEFEFEDPVVASGGLDLGLPCVLRLEKQYAKLGKDILKKFGWLDLDRKVYSQADGMHICLPITERFCTIFEDKQDLGDKFEPLTDLQSLKPSTWQIWLEDTSSSAAMNLLITCRATKIVDNVMKVKKTPISPFKVMKEAVATLLNHHDLPSELLEQLPSRWERLGDIIVLPVFSFKDQVWDSIGKELWPLVAESLGARRLARQGRIAQTGTRDSKLEILVGDNGWVDHRENGIVYSFDATKCMFSWGNLSEKLRMGHFDCKDQVIVDLFAGIGYFVLPFLVRANAKMVYACEWNPHAIEAIRRNLEANSVADRCVVLEGDNRVMAPKGVADRVCLGLLPSSECSWVTAVRALRDEGGMLHIHGNAKDTEEGLWTKHVVQSISDIAKSEGRSWEVSIDHVERVKWYAPHIRHLVVDVKCKQTD; from the exons ATGGAGTTTCAAAAGAGGAAGTCCGCCGCCCTTGCCGCCATGAACTCGCCGGCGCCCGACAAATCCCCCAAAGGCACCGTAGACGCGCCAATCATCCCTCTGTTAACCGCCATCAACTCCCATCCCTCTTACTTCACCACCAGTTCCTGCTCCGGTCGCATCACTATACTCTCTCAGCCCACTGCCTCTCCCTCTGCATCCAAGAAAAAAGCCAGGGGAGGCTCCTGGCTCTTCGTCTCACACGATCCGGTTAACCCCTCCTCCGTGGTCACCCTACTTTTCCCCCCGTCAGCGACGCCCGCTCAGAGAGATTCGGATGAAGAGCCTAGGCTGAGTGAGAGCATTGTGTTCAGGTTTGAACCATTGATAATAGCCGTGGAGTGCGAAAATGTTGAGGCTGCTCAGTCATTGGTTTCTCTTGCTATTTCTTGTGGGTTCAGAGAGAGTGGGATTACGAGTGTGAGCAAGAGAGTCATCATTGCAATAAGGTGCTCCATACGTTTGGAAGTGCCCCTGGGGGATACAAAGAGGCTTATGGTGTCTCCAGAGTATGTGGAGTATCTTGTTGAGGTTGCTAATGAGAAAATGGGGGCTAACAGGAAAAGAACTgatctttttcttattaagCTGATTAATAATTCGTTTGCTGGACATGAGATTCGAGTGAATGGTGAAATGAACATCGACCCTGCTGAAACATTAGCAGATGCGAACAAGTTTGGATTTTTGGGGAATCTTGTGGAGAATGGAGTGAAGGACCTGGAGGCAGAGTTGGGTTCTGAAAGCAAACATAAGCATAACATCGATGATG GATCCATGGAAGTAGTGGGTATCAGTCTGTCTGCTCTCGAGGTAGTTGGTGAACCTGTTGAGAGGCTGTTCTTGTGGGGTCATTCTGCATGTACcctaaaccaaaaaaagattATCATTTTTGGTGGCTTTGGAGGCATTGGAAGACATGCACGCAGAAATGACCTCTTGCTTCTTGATACAGAATCTGGAATTATGGAGACAATTGCTGCTACAGGAGCACCATCTCCACGATTAGGTCACACATCGTCTGTTATAGGAGATTTCATATATGTGATTGGCGGCCGAGCCGACCCAGTGAATATATTGAATGAAGTTTGGGTGTTTAATAATGCAAAGAAAGAGTGGAAACTTTTGCGATGTGCTGGCACTTTGTTCCCTCCTAG GCATCGGCATACTGCAGCTGTTGTTGGTTCAAAGATATATGTGTTTGGTGGGATTGATAACGATGCAGTTTTATCATCACTGTATGTCTTTGACACAGACACCTCCGAGTGGTCAGAGATAGAAATTCGAGGAGACCAACCTGGTCCTCGTCATTCACACTCAATGGATGCAAGTGGATCAAAGTTATATATCTTTGGTGGTTACAACGGAGAGAAAGCTCTTGGGGATCTGCACAGTTTTGATATCAAAACAGGTCTTTGGAGGAAGCTAAAGACAAATGGGCCATCACCAAATGCTAGGTTTTCGCACTTgatgtttatttattctaacCATCTTGGTATTTTTGGGGGCTGCCCCGTCGTTGACCATCTGAAATTGTCTTTGTTTGACCTTCAGTCTGAGTCTTGGAAAAATATAGTGGTAAAGTCTATTGAAAAAGGCCTTTTTGTACGAAGCACAGCCAATGTTGTTGGTGATGATCTGATAATAATTGGTGGTGGAGCATCATGTTATGCATTTGGCACAAAGTTCAGTGAACCAATGAAGATTAACCTGCTTCAGTTAATGTCCTTACGTGATAATACTGTACCTACAGCTATTGGAGAAAAGCATGTGGATTACCAGACGGAGCAGAGGAGTAATACCCTTCAATATTCTCAgaatataaatgaacaaaaagtTATTGCGGATAATGACCTAGAGTTTGAGTTTGAAGACCCAGTGGTAGCTAGTGGAGGCTTGGATTTAGGCCTGCCTTGTGTTCTTCGGTTAGAAAAACAATATGCGAAATTGGGGAAGgacatattgaaaaaattcggGTGGTTAGATCTTGACAGGAAGGTTTATTCTCAGGCTGATGGCATGCATATCTGTCTTCCTATTACTGAACGATTCTGCACTATATTTGAGGATAAACAGGACTTGGGAGATAAATTTGAACCACTAACTGATCTTCAGTCCTTGAAGCCATCCACGTGGCAGATCTGGTTGGAAGACACATCCAGTTCAGCGGCTATGAATCTTCTAATAACATGTCGTGCAACTAAAATTGTGGATAACGTTATGAAAGTCAAGAAAACTCCAATCTCTCCTTTCAAAGTGATGAAGGAGGCTGTAGCCACTTTGTTGAATCATCATGATCTGCCATCAGAACTTCTAGAACAACTTCCATCAAG ATGGGAGCGACTAGGGGATATCATTGTGCTCCCTGTATTCTCCTTCAAGGATCAAGTGTGGGACTCAATTGGAAAGGAGCTTTGGCCTCTTGTTGCAGAGTCACTTGGGGCCCGTCGTCTTGCCCGACAA GGCCGAATTGCACAAACTGGAACAAGAGACAGCAAGTTAGAGATTCTTGTTGGAGATAATGGCTGGGTTGATCACCGTGAAAATGGCATAGTGTATTCTTTTGATGCAACGAAGTGCATGTTCTCTTGGGGCAATCTTTCTGAGAAGCTGCGCATGGGCCATTTTGATTGCAAAGATCAAGTAATTGTGGACTTGTTTGCTGGTATAGGATATTTTGTACTCCCATTTCTGGTGAG GGCCAATGCCAAGATGGTGTATGCTTGCGAGTGGAACCCCCATGCTATTGAGGCCATCCGTCGTAATCTTGAAGCTAATTCTGTGGCTGATCGTTGTGTTGTGCTGGAAGGGGATAATAGAGTTATGGCTCCTAAG GGAGTTGCGGATCGAGTCTGTCTTGGTCTCCTGCCGTCAAGTGAGTGTAGTTGGGTCACTGCAGTCAGAGCCTTAAG AGATGAGGGTGGAATGTTGCATATCCATGGGAATGCGAAGGACACTGAGGAGGGGTTATGGACAAAGCATGTTGTTCAATCCATTTCCGACATTGCGAAATCAGAAG GTCGTTCCTGGGAGGTTTCAATTGATCATGTCGAGAGAGTAAAATGGTATGCTCCGCATATTCGCCATCTCGTAGTTGACGTGAAATGCAAACAAACGGATTGA